In the genome of Siniperca chuatsi isolate FFG_IHB_CAS linkage group LG17, ASM2008510v1, whole genome shotgun sequence, one region contains:
- the LOC122864157 gene encoding sodium-dependent neutral amino acid transporter B(0)AT1-like has product MRLVLPNPGLEERISSHGDLERMEKEEAGDRPKWDNKAQYLLTCVGFCVGLGNIWRFPYLCQSHGGGAFMIPFLILLVLEGIPLLYLEFAIGQRLRKGSVGVWAAINPYLTGVGIASMTVSFLVGVYYNTIVAWVMWYFYNSFQSPLPWSQCPLNDNLTGVVSECKRSSPVDYFWYRETLNTSEAIDEAGGLQWWMVLCLVTAWSVLYICCIRGIETTGKAVYITSTVPYVVLTIFLIRGLTLKGSVEGIKFLFTPDLDELVNPSTWLNAGAQVFYSFSLAFGSLISFSSYNPVHNNCEKDAIIISIINGCTSVYAATVIYSIIGFRATEQFDACLNENIMMLLNAFDLAEGTITESNYGEMLQNLNSTVSGSEVIRGLDLSTCSLRTFLSDGVEGTGLAFIVFTEAITKMPVSPLWSVLFFIMLFCLGLSTMFGSIEGIVVPLQDLNIFPKKCPKEVLTGIVCLSSFLIALIFAQRSGNYWLALFDSYAGSIPLLIIAFCEMTGVAYLYGMDRFNKDIEFMIGHKPNIFWQAMWRVVSPLIVLIIFVFYFVTKVRAKLTYITWNPSSANFPVLETLPYPSWIYVVIFLLAGVPSLLIPGLALCKLFQRCCCKKTIKINKHELHTISTNMYDTPTKS; this is encoded by the exons ATGAGACTGGTTCTTCCCAATCCCGGGCTTGAAGAGAGGATCTCCTCTCATGGGGACCTGGAGAggatggagaaggaggaggctgGAGACAGGCCCAAATGGGACAACAAAGCCCAGTATCTGCTCACCTGTGTGGGCTTCTGTGTGGGACTTGGCAACATCTGGAGGTTCCCTTACCTGTGTCAAAGCCATGGAGGAG GTGCTTTTATGATCCCATTTCTTATCCTGCTCGTCCTGGAGGGTATCCCACTGTTGTACCTAGAGTTTGCCATCGGCCAACGCCTTAGAAAGGGCAGTGTAGGGGTTTGGGCTGCAATTAACCCCTACTTGACTGGAGTCG GTATTGCGTCCATGACTGTTTCATTCTTGGTGGGCGTGTACTACAACACCATCGTCGCCTGGGTGATGTGGTACTTCTACAACTCTTTTCAGAGCCCCCTGCCATGGAGCCAGTGTCCTCTCAACGATAATCTCACAG GTGTAGTGTCAGAATGCAAACGCAGCTCTCCAGTGGACTACTTCTGGTACAGAGAGACGTTGAACACCTCGGAGGCTATAGACGAGGCTGGAGGTCTGCAGTGGTGGATGGTGCTTTGTTTGGTTACTGCTTGGAGTGTTCTCTATATTTGCTGCATTAGAGGGATTGAGACCACAGGCAAG gcTGTCTATATCACCTCCACTGTGCCATACGTGGTCCTCACCATCTTCCTCATCAGAGGACTGACTCTGAAAGGCTCTGTAGAGGGAATCAAGTTCCTCTTCACACCAGAT CTAGATGAGTTGGTGAACCCATCAACGTGGTTGAATGCAGGAGCCCAGGTGTTCTACTCCTTCTCCCTGGCCTTTGGAAGTCTTATCTCATTCTCCAGCTACAACCCTGTTCA CAACAATTGTGaaaaagatgctataatcatCTCCATTATTAATGGCTGTACTTCTGTCTATGCTGCCACTGTTATCTACTCCATCATCGGCTTCCGGGCAACAGAGCAGTTTGATGCCTGCCTTAATGA AAACATCATGATGCTGCTGAATGCATTTGATCTAGCTGAGGGGACCATCACAGAGAGCAACTATGGTGAAATGCTGCAAAACCTCAACAGTACGGTctcagggtcagaggtcattCGGGGGCTGGATCTCAGCACCTGCAGCCTGAGGACTTTTCTCAGTGAT GGAGTGGAGGGAACAGGTCTGGCCTTTATTGTGTTCACAGAGGCCATCACAAAGATgcctgtttctcctctctggtctgtcCTCTTTTTCATCATGCTCTTCTGTCTGGGGCTCTCCACCATGTTTGGAAGTATAGAGGGAATTGTGGTTCCTCTGCAGGACCTAAATATCTTTCCTAAGAAGTGTCCTAAAGAGGTGCTCACAG GAATTGTATGCCTCTCATCCTTCTTGATCGCGCTCATCTTTGCTCAGCGGTCTGGTAATTACTGGTTAGCACTCTTTGACAGCTATGCAGGCTCCATCCCTCTGCTCATTATCGCCTTCTGTGAGATGACTGGTGTAGCCTACCTGTATGGAATGGATAG GTTTAACAAAGATATTGAGTTCATGATTGGACACAAACCCAACATCTTCTGGCAGGCCATGTGGAGAGTGGTCAGCCCTTTGATTGTCTtgatcatttttgtgttttactttgtCACCAAAGTCAGAGCCAAACTGACATACATCACCTGGAATCCAAGCTCA GCAAACTTCCCAGTGTTGGAGACACTACCCTACCCTAGCTGGATCTACGTTGTTATCTTCCTTCTGGCGGGAGTTCCCAGTCTTTTGATCCCAGGACTGGCTTTATGCAAATTATTCCAAAGATGCTGCtgcaagaaaacaataaaaatcaataaacatgAGCTCCACACTATATCTACCAACATGTATGACACTCCCACAAAGTCATAA